One Sediminicola sp. YIK13 DNA segment encodes these proteins:
- a CDS encoding DUF7010 family protein has product MTKTDLNQLKLELSLKAKNGLDFILAATLIWLIITFVWTLPFSSYDKSVLTFIVGGLMLPLAFVMSKILKTQWKIKDNPLQPLGLWLNIAQLFYFPFLIFILIYLPDYFIMGYVIITGAHFFPYALFYNELGFAIMGGIISFGALLLALWATPEQMYLIGIFIASCLAVLALLLYSSYKGKKASLIQ; this is encoded by the coding sequence ATGACCAAAACCGACCTAAATCAACTAAAATTGGAATTATCCCTAAAAGCCAAAAATGGGCTTGATTTTATCCTTGCCGCAACTTTGATATGGCTGATAATTACATTTGTATGGACCCTTCCGTTTTCTTCTTATGACAAAAGCGTCCTTACCTTTATTGTCGGTGGCCTTATGCTGCCCTTAGCTTTTGTTATGTCTAAAATCTTGAAGACACAATGGAAAATTAAGGACAATCCGCTACAGCCGTTGGGCCTATGGTTAAATATTGCCCAACTATTTTACTTCCCCTTTCTTATTTTTATTTTGATTTATCTTCCTGATTATTTTATCATGGGATATGTGATCATTACCGGCGCACACTTTTTTCCCTATGCCTTGTTTTATAACGAATTAGGATTTGCCATTATGGGAGGAATTATTTCTTTTGGAGCATTGCTACTTGCTCTTTGGGCTACACCAGAGCAAATGTATCTGATAGGAATTTTTATTGCTAGCTGTCTTGCAGTTTTAGCACTATTGCTATACTCTTCTTATAAAGGTAAAAAAGCCAGCCTTATCCAGTAA
- a CDS encoding VTT domain-containing protein, with protein sequence MDQLIDFILHTDDALISLVADNIYKAYFILFLIIMLETGLIVFPFLPGDGLLFSAGVVAASTEMNVWVLLVLLITAAIVGNTINFYVGMTMGAGLKQSNNYLIKNYLMAHVPKAEEFYAKHGGRAIIIGRFFPIVRTYIPFLAGIVRMERHSFMKNTITGAVAWITIFLLTGYFVGEIPWVKNNYGIIFLSLIIITTLPLLFSLLKRLLKKMTTKI encoded by the coding sequence ATGGATCAACTCATAGATTTCATCCTTCATACGGATGATGCCCTCATCTCCCTAGTGGCCGATAATATTTATAAGGCCTACTTTATCCTTTTTTTAATTATTATGCTGGAGACGGGGCTGATCGTTTTTCCTTTTTTACCAGGAGACGGATTGCTATTTTCTGCCGGAGTGGTTGCTGCCTCTACAGAAATGAATGTGTGGGTATTATTGGTTTTGCTCATTACCGCCGCAATAGTAGGAAATACCATCAACTTCTATGTGGGTATGACCATGGGTGCAGGACTAAAGCAGAGCAACAATTACCTCATTAAAAACTATCTAATGGCCCATGTTCCAAAGGCGGAAGAATTTTATGCCAAACATGGGGGACGAGCCATTATCATCGGGCGGTTTTTTCCCATAGTCCGTACCTATATCCCATTTTTAGCTGGGATTGTTCGCATGGAGCGCCATAGCTTTATGAAAAACACCATTACGGGAGCTGTGGCCTGGATTACAATATTTCTCTTGACAGGTTATTTTGTTGGTGAGATCCCTTGGGTAAAAAACAATTACGGAATTATATTTTTAAGTCTAATTATAATTACAACCTTACCATTGCTATTCTCGTTGCTGAAGAGACTACTAAAAAAAATGACCACAAAAATCTAA